In the Festucalex cinctus isolate MCC-2025b chromosome 10, RoL_Fcin_1.0, whole genome shotgun sequence genome, one interval contains:
- the LOC144027403 gene encoding transcription factor 7-like — MASTQVYGLLQLPNADFGMTSNQIQVNGTPMVFGHLPIRVIIGQDCYQLAPVTYLHPPVRPPTPKSSQRKRTSEPPTKPYIKKPPNAFMLFMKEQRPILKAQILNECAVPQDSATVNKILGQKWKSLTVEEQNKYYEESERLSQVHATMYPDWSYRENYGKKKKRVWSRQATSTPAPEVPVQTTMPGTYPHEEPTADPVSTHTGEMMGSAEAPSSSANFQHVGLEEDVLASVFQELEEALESSASSPASSLDEEAMTSYLYRQLEALEAAEAVAEEASASSLSTCTMFERPEEELTFSFFKELENLEVEAASSSASFLSSFASCS; from the exons gttaatGGCACACCAATGGTGTTCGGCCATCTTCCTATTCGAGTTAT AATTGGACAGGATTGCTACCAGTTGGCACCTGTCACTTACCTTCACCCTCCTGTACGACCACCAACACCTAAGTCCTCACA gagAAAGAGGACTAGCGAGCCACCCACCAAGCCATACATTAAAAAGCCACCAAATGCCTTCATGCTCTTTATGAAGGAGCAGCGGCCGATCCTGAAGGCCCAAATTCTTAATGAATGCGCAGTTCCTCAAGACAGCGCCACAGTCAACAAGATTTTGGGTCAAAAG TGGAAGTCGCTGACAGTTGAGGAGCAGAACAAGTACTATGAGGAATCTGAGCGGCTCAGCCAAGTTCATGCCACCATGTACCCTGACTGGTCGTACAGAGAGAATTAC GGCAAAAAGAAGAAACGAGTGTGGTCTCGCCAAGCCACCAGCA CGCCTGCACCTGAGGTTCCTGTGCAGACCACCATGCCGGGCACATACCCGCATGAGGAACCCACGGCGGATCCGGTCTCCACCCACACAGGCGAGATGATGGGATCGGCCGAGGCACCCTCGTCATCCGCAAACTTCCAGCATGTGGGGCTTGAGGAAGACGTGCTCGCCAGCGTTTTCCAGGAGCTGGAGGAGGCCTTGGAATCTTCCGCCTCCTCACCCGCCAGCAGCCTAGATGAGGAGGCCATGACCTCATACCTTTATAGGCAGCTGGAAGCCTTGGAGGCGGCGGAAGCGGTGGCCGAGGAAGCCTCAGCCTCATCTTTGTCCACCTGCACCATGTTTGAGAGGCCTGAGGAGGAACtgactttttcatttttcaaggaGCTGGAAAACCTGGAGGTTGAGGCCGCCTCGTCTTCAGCCTCCTTTTTGTCCTCATTCGCCTCCTGCTCCTAA